Below is a window of Heteronotia binoei isolate CCM8104 ecotype False Entrance Well chromosome 14, APGP_CSIRO_Hbin_v1, whole genome shotgun sequence DNA.
GTTGGTGCAGCTCCAAATACAATTTCTTGCCTGTATTGAATGGTATGTGAAGTAACCATCAGTTACCAAGAGGATTAAGTCTCTGTTCTGTTTCTGTGACTTGATTTCTGATTTCCAATATAATTAAAACCAGCAACAGCCAATGTAGTTATATTAGCCATGGTTCACTGATAAATCATTTTCTTTGAAACCACAGACCCCCGTACTCCCAGCATTTTCTGTTCCTTCTTGGGTAtgaatcccccccctcccttaacTGTTTTAAAGTATTGGGACTGAAGGAAATCCATGAACAGGCTCTTGCAGGTTTTTGCAGATGAATTCAGTTGGGTTGGGGAAGGGTTAacactttctcctccccaccttttTGGGGCGGCTATCAGGTCATAGTtggcttatggtgaccttgtagaaAATGTTCAGAGGTAATCTGCCATTGCCTGGGCTCCTgtagtagtctcccatccaagtactaacctgctTAGATCAGATGATGTCAGGTTAATCTGGCCTATCTTGATCCCCTCCCTAGATCCCTTTTCCATTTCAATTCCCTTCAGCCTATGTGTGTCTCCAGGGGGGAAACTAATGGCTTCACAGGGCTTCATGTGTTGAAACCGGAAAAACTGTAAGTGGAGGGAGCATGCAGGGGAAATGACAGCCTCACCTCTCTAGCGATGCTGAGGAGACACCCTTTATCCTTTGCCTCTTCACCCTTCATACACAAGAtggggggggttttttgggggggggagttgtgctATAAGACTGACGTCCTGTGCTTTCATCTGCAGGAGGACATTCCATGTCCGTCATCTTTATCAGTGATCAAAGACAGGACAGAAGGGGGAAATCTAGAGGACGCCTTCTGTCTTCCTGATGACCTCTCCTCTGACGAAGAGTATTATATAGAAGAAAGCAGAGCATCTCGGTTTAAGAAATCTGGCATGAGACGcattaacaacattaaaaaggcATTTTCCAGGGAGAACATTCAGAAGACAAGGCAAAATTTTGGTAAGAAGGTGGACAGACTTCGAACAAGAATAGTGACCCCAGAGAGGAGAGAGCGAATCCGGCAGTCAGGAGAGAGGCTCAGACAATCTGGGATCAGATTCAAGAAAACTATATCCGAGGCAGCCCCAACCAAGGAGACATTCAAGAAGAATAAGAAAATGAAGGAGCCAATGACAACTGAAGAGCGAGGAAGTGTCCAGGATGCCAGCACTGATACAGCAGTGGACAGCAGAGAGGCTGAACCCTTCACAGAGGAAATCTCCTACACTGAAGTGATAACCAAAGTGAAGAAAGACAGGGGTGGGAACGCCAAAGGCCCTTTGCAGGCAGAGAAGAGAGCAATTACTCCAGAAAAAATTGTGCACAGGCCAGAAATCAAAGAAGATGAGGATGCCCTTCTACTGGATCTGAAGCCAACCGCTTAAGCAGGCAATGCCTATCCTCCTCGGTGCCGCTGTGGTGGAGGAGCAATCCCTCTAACTTGGATAGATTTAGACTGGTTTCAAATGTTCCCTGAGGTAATTCCTCCCACATTTCCCCAAGAGCCTTTGCATTATTGTGAGACACAATCTGCTAATTTTGAGAGATAATCTGCTAATATGCTGTCCGCTTGTGCCTGTCATCTCATATTGATGAAGAGTACATAGAAATTTACCCAGCATTCCCCTGGGCCTGTGTTTTACATGGAAGGTTGAGAATGGGGGCTATACTGTCCTTCAGGTAGCTTGTCTGCCATGATTAGTCTTCTTGCTGAGAAATCCCTGATAAACGCCTCTGGTGCCCAGGAACACAAATTTGGAAACCACTGATTTAGAGAAATATGTGTTGATTACTGTCCTGTTATTTGTGGAGAATATATGTATATACTGTTTTAATTTGCAGGCaatggattttctttttttcatcaCTTAATATTGCAccaataatagaaataaagagcTGATCTGCTGAGATGTATATGCATCAATGCCATTTATCAACCCcaaagggaagggaaatccctcctGCCCGTGTTGTAATGACCTTAAATTCCCTTAGTGACCTTCTACTTTATTTTATGCACAGTGATAACGAAACAGAGTGAACCTCATTGAATTACACATTAGACAAGTATTCTatggtgggcggggggggggaagtggggggagagaaaatgaaTGAACAGGTGGCTTAACTTATTGCTTTACTTTGAAGATTCTGGCTAACTATTTGGTTTCTTTTTTATGAATCTTCAGCGGAGATATTTGGAGGAGAAAGCCATTGTTTGGAAAAGCTGCAGCGAAGTGACTAGATTCTGGGAAGGCATTTATTAGGAAGACCCAAGTTTGCTGTCTGTGGTTAGGACCAAAAATGAAGAGTCCATTAGGGATGCTGAGAGAGAGTTCCCTGAAGTCAGCAAATACATAATATCTTTAAGCAGAAGGGGAGTAGAAGTAGATGCTGGAGGAAACGGCATATtagaaaactgtttgaaaataGCCAGCAGAATTAGAACCGTCTTAGTCCATTGCGTCAAAGAGTGTAACTCCCTTGAGGATGCCACTGTTACGATTCCATTTTCAAGCAAAATAGCTCAGTGGAGCCATCCTTTCATGTGTGCTGTGATCAGGCCTAGTTTTTGGCTGGGCACAGGTGGATGTGGACTGAGACAGACCACATAACCCCATTGCAGGTTGGGGAGGAAAGCTGTGAGCTTCCAGGAAGAGAAAGTTTGAACAAAATTATATGTGTTTGGTAAGTCAGATTCACCCCTAGTGGGCACATCGAATGGCAGCATTTCTGTCAGTGAAAATCACTTCCCTCTGCCTACTGCTTGTGGCTTGTGGGCTCGGTAAAACAAGGGAGTGATCAGTTCCCTTTCAAAGGCAAGATGTGGCCTAAGGAACTGATATTCAAAGGCCATCATTTCCCCTCCTCCTGTATGTAGTGACTGTATTCAGGACTAGTTTCACTCGGCCCCCCACTATGATTTACATCAAGAAAAATCGGAGCATAAAATGTGTAAACAGATTTCCATTTGGTTCCATAGTTTGCATCATTTATCCTACTTTTGTTAGGCCAGAAGGAGGAGGGTGGATCCCACGAAGGAGCAACATGTGCAACAGCCCTTTACACAGGCAGACGTGTAAGGCCAAATAAGCTGTTTGCGCTAAGTTGAATCTACTGgatacaaactttaaaaaaaaaaaaggggtcaCTACTGCAATGAACCACGATTGCTTGCACTCGCAGCGCAGTGTTAAGTACATTTTTCTATCTGGTCACATTTGCTGGATCCAACCCGATGGACTGTGGAGAATGCTGAAGCCATGCCCCCCCAGCTGTAGGAATCTTTGCGAATCTTTCATTTTGGAGCTTTAAGATTCATCAGGGACTTCCAGACACTTGTAAAAAGTCTCTCTGTTCAGCCATAGGAGCATGAAACTTGCCTTAAAAAAGAAGTCTCTTGTAATGCTGGATCCTGTGCCCCATATAGATGTGTGCGTGTGCTTCCCCCTTTTCTCTGCCCTGTCAGCACATAGCTAAAGGACTCAAGGAACAGTGGTGGTGAGTGAGTAATGCTATCCTCTGCTATGACAATTTCAAAGTGGATTAGCATTTCCAGATTGGGATGGGTGACTTCATTGCAATGGAAGGCCTGGGAGACAGACTGTATAAGGGAGAAAACTGTTTCAAATGTACTGTAAGTATATTGTCCCACACATGGTCAACAGAAATGGTACCAAATGAAAATAATGCACTGCTCTATTGGACAGAAGTCATTGGTGGCTTTCTTTACAAGCTATGCTGACATGTTGATTCTGTGGCCATCTTGGATTTTGTTAAGAGTCTAAAATGGTCTTCGTTTGCAATTTTATTTATTCTGTACTTTGTGCTGCATGACTGTTTGACTTATATTGTAGGGATCAGCTTCtacaataaagtaagacatgaACTAAAACCAAAGTTTCTTATATATGTGGTCAGACCTCTTAAGGAAGGCTCCTGCATCTTCGGGACCAAACAATCCGCTCACATGGAATGAACTGGAACAGAATACTGAATCGTTTTCTAAGTTTAAATAAAATCATGACACTGCACATTACACTTAAATGTGGAAGCATATTTTTTACATATACCATTTGAATAGATGCATGGACATATATATTACAGCAACAGGACTACAGTCCAAAGAATAATAGTACATTTTAAAGAATCCAAGATGCTGTTTTTCAAATGTACACCCAGACTGCAGCAAAAATTCAGGTCAGTTTATTTCAATACATGGTCAGCTTGGAAGGTATTAATAAAAACTAACACATATAATACCAAGACTAACAAAAAAGACTTATATGTGCCATTATAA
It encodes the following:
- the CAVIN4 gene encoding caveolae-associated protein 4, with product MNQLKVGSMDHHETTVETGKVHQNRLSNLPDDDEEQDAAFTIVRVLDKVATIVDSVQASQKRIEERHREMEDAIKTIQIDLLKLAQAHGSTGYTVNKLLRKTRKVSARVKEVQARVEKQGANVRKVEAKQEEMLRKNKFRVVIYQEDIPCPSSLSVIKDRTEGGNLEDAFCLPDDLSSDEEYYIEESRASRFKKSGMRRINNIKKAFSRENIQKTRQNFGKKVDRLRTRIVTPERRERIRQSGERLRQSGIRFKKTISEAAPTKETFKKNKKMKEPMTTEERGSVQDASTDTAVDSREAEPFTEEISYTEVITKVKKDRGGNAKGPLQAEKRAITPEKIVHRPEIKEDEDALLLDLKPTA